A window of Pirellulaceae bacterium contains these coding sequences:
- a CDS encoding GNAT family N-acetyltransferase: MEIPLRAATFHPPRLPKNYQLIRWDVSLIPHHADAKYRSFCNEIDADVFPCLGDLSGCLRLMGEISEKNGFTPEATWLVIYRDPLEKTIDACATIQGIGDHRGCGSIQNLGVIPEHRGLGIGSFLLLKALDGFRRQGLHRASLEVTAQNVEAVRLYQRLGFRRVKTVYKAVEVAYS; encoded by the coding sequence ATGGAAATCCCGCTTCGAGCGGCAACGTTCCACCCCCCGCGTCTACCGAAGAATTACCAGCTTATTCGGTGGGACGTTTCTCTGATTCCCCACCATGCGGATGCGAAGTACCGCAGCTTTTGTAACGAAATCGACGCCGACGTTTTTCCTTGCTTGGGTGATCTTTCTGGCTGCCTACGCTTGATGGGCGAAATTTCGGAAAAGAATGGCTTTACACCCGAAGCAACTTGGCTCGTGATCTACCGAGACCCGTTGGAAAAAACGATTGATGCCTGCGCCACGATCCAAGGAATTGGTGACCACCGAGGCTGCGGAAGCATCCAAAATCTGGGGGTCATCCCAGAACATCGAGGCTTGGGGATTGGCTCATTTCTGTTGTTGAAAGCGCTTGACGGTTTCCGGCGTCAGGGACTTCATCGAGCATCGTTGGAAGTCACCGCACAAAACGTGGAGGCAGTCCGTCTTTACCAACGTCTGGGATTTCGTCGCGTCAAGACCGTATACAAAGCGGTAGAAGTAGCCTATTCTTAG
- the dnaX gene encoding DNA polymerase III subunit gamma/tau — translation MSGSEDRSNQTGEYVVVARRYRPQSFEDLVGQGTVSQALCNAITTDRVGHAYLFTGARGVGKTSTARILSKALNCQTGPTPTPCGRCDICLQVANGDDVDVLEIDGASNRGIDEIRQLRSNVGIRPSRARFKVYIIDEVHMLTKEAFNALLKTLEEPPEHVKFIFCTTEPGKIPITVLSRCQRFDFSPVSAEEIVARLQQIIEQEGAQADPAALQLLARRAAGSMRDSQSLLEQLLSFVGDHISVDDVHTMLGTARDERLRDLVQPLADRDAAGALNGLGRALAEGVDAGQLAEQIVGCLRDMMAAHVGCSPDILMYHAPSEFNSLRERAESWGMESLLAAVQIIDQTISRMKQSVHSRILLELSLVRIAQLEQLDDLSELIQRLDCSDSASAISPVPNSKKKTAPAKRSPDASGPRSSRESAPIPSTAPALNASAEPADEESDSTPPTEAKVDDSEPVETGNHPPLTESQAREAWHAALGSLDDMTADCASHADSVAISGPNRLVVRFRGMYNSSKSFCERPARKETLEKALSVAAGRPLRLDFHVLKEDRAHPTPPKPVMSRQQLKQQAASHPWVALAVELFDAEVTSVELGQDEKKSS, via the coding sequence ATGTCCGGCTCTGAAGATCGATCGAATCAAACTGGCGAGTACGTTGTTGTCGCCAGGCGGTATCGCCCGCAGTCGTTCGAAGACTTAGTGGGACAAGGAACGGTTTCTCAGGCGCTCTGCAACGCGATCACGACGGATCGCGTTGGTCACGCCTATCTTTTTACGGGCGCTCGCGGTGTTGGGAAGACATCGACAGCTCGCATTCTTTCCAAGGCGTTGAATTGTCAAACCGGGCCGACGCCAACACCCTGTGGTCGCTGTGATATTTGTTTACAAGTTGCCAATGGTGACGATGTCGACGTTTTGGAAATTGATGGAGCGAGCAATCGGGGCATTGATGAGATTCGTCAATTGCGGTCGAACGTTGGGATCCGCCCGAGTCGAGCTCGCTTCAAGGTTTACATCATCGATGAAGTGCACATGTTGACGAAAGAGGCCTTCAATGCGTTGTTGAAGACGCTGGAAGAGCCCCCGGAGCATGTAAAGTTTATCTTCTGCACCACGGAGCCTGGGAAGATTCCGATCACGGTTTTGTCTCGCTGTCAGCGTTTTGACTTTTCGCCTGTATCGGCGGAAGAAATAGTCGCACGTTTGCAGCAAATTATCGAGCAAGAAGGAGCGCAGGCGGACCCCGCCGCGTTGCAGCTTCTCGCTCGACGAGCTGCGGGTTCCATGCGTGACAGTCAATCACTGCTCGAGCAACTGCTGTCATTTGTTGGGGATCATATCTCAGTTGACGATGTTCACACCATGTTGGGAACGGCCCGTGATGAACGCTTGCGTGATTTGGTCCAACCGTTGGCCGATCGCGATGCAGCAGGGGCGTTGAATGGGCTGGGACGGGCACTGGCTGAAGGCGTTGATGCTGGGCAGTTGGCCGAACAGATCGTCGGTTGTCTTCGGGATATGATGGCAGCTCATGTCGGCTGCTCTCCCGATATACTCATGTATCATGCTCCCTCTGAATTCAATTCGCTGCGTGAACGCGCCGAGAGTTGGGGCATGGAGTCGTTGCTGGCGGCCGTGCAGATTATCGATCAAACAATTTCGAGGATGAAACAAAGTGTCCACAGCCGAATTTTGCTGGAATTGTCCCTGGTGAGGATTGCTCAGCTCGAACAATTGGATGATCTGTCTGAATTGATCCAAAGATTAGATTGCAGTGATTCTGCTTCTGCGATCAGTCCGGTGCCGAATTCGAAAAAAAAAACAGCTCCCGCCAAAAGAAGCCCTGACGCGAGCGGACCCCGTTCTAGCAGGGAATCCGCTCCCATTCCCTCAACCGCCCCAGCCCTGAATGCTTCGGCGGAGCCGGCTGACGAGGAGAGTGATTCGACTCCCCCTACTGAAGCGAAGGTGGATGATTCAGAGCCTGTGGAGACAGGCAACCATCCTCCGCTTACCGAGTCCCAGGCCCGAGAGGCTTGGCATGCCGCCTTAGGTTCGCTTGACGACATGACCGCTGATTGTGCGTCGCATGCTGACAGTGTAGCAATTTCCGGGCCAAATCGACTGGTCGTGCGATTTCGGGGGATGTATAATTCGAGCAAATCATTCTGTGAGCGGCCGGCTCGGAAAGAAACTCTTGAAAAAGCCTTGTCCGTAGCAGCAGGACGTCCACTTCGCCTTGACTTTCACGTCCTGAAAGAAGACCGCGCTCACCCGACTCCGCCGAAACCGGTCATGTCGCGACAGCAACTCAAACAGCAAGCTGCGAGCCATCCTTGGGTCGCCCTTGCTGTGGAATTGTTCGATGCCGAGGTGACGTCGGTTGAGCTGGGGCAGGATGAAAAGAAGTCGTCCTGA
- the rpoN gene encoding RNA polymerase factor sigma-54 — MRLSLGLEQKLVQKQVLAPRMIQSMEILQLPVLALEERIEQEMNENPMLETGDQDPDSPEEPVERENPDAPADSEKELVVDENKDNKDDFERLIEMDREFPDAFDDSPRRSANRMEEMASRKHDAMANIAARAETLQHYLEMQLGEMDLGDELLGMAERVVTSLDTNGYLTTNLDDLLPSDASEETRLLARRALEAVQSLEPKGVGARDLRECLLLQLQPRMAMYDEVKTLISGHLEDLRDNRLPAIQRKTGYSIQRIQDAWDELKKLNPKPGADFTSTIAPTVTPDVFLERQDDGSYKVYLEEGHTPSLRISNYYRQRLMNGEATPEEREFIKRKINAAQWLIESIEQRRNTLTRVSQAIVDHQTRFIQDGTDALEPLKMQQIADKVGVHVTTVSRAVDDKWIQTSRGIFPLKRFFVGGTKSDDGEDVAWDAIRIKLQEVIDQEDKTKPYSDDELVRQLKKHGLNVARRTITKYRRKMSIPSSRQRRDWTKIEDAKASAGDAIIRKS; from the coding sequence ATGCGTCTTTCACTCGGACTCGAACAAAAACTCGTTCAGAAGCAAGTGCTGGCCCCGCGAATGATCCAGTCTATGGAGATTTTGCAGTTGCCGGTGCTCGCTTTAGAAGAGCGAATCGAGCAAGAGATGAATGAGAATCCGATGTTGGAGACGGGCGACCAGGATCCGGATTCGCCGGAAGAGCCGGTTGAACGCGAAAATCCTGATGCGCCTGCGGACAGTGAAAAAGAGCTGGTCGTCGATGAGAACAAAGATAATAAGGACGATTTTGAACGTCTGATCGAAATGGACCGGGAGTTTCCCGATGCATTTGACGATTCACCGCGGCGATCCGCGAATCGCATGGAGGAGATGGCCAGCCGCAAACACGATGCGATGGCCAACATTGCAGCTCGCGCTGAAACACTTCAGCATTATCTCGAAATGCAACTCGGCGAAATGGACTTGGGGGATGAACTACTGGGAATGGCTGAGCGAGTCGTGACCAGCCTCGACACGAATGGGTATCTCACGACGAATTTAGACGATTTGCTGCCGTCCGACGCGAGCGAGGAAACGCGTCTGTTGGCGCGTCGAGCTTTGGAAGCGGTTCAGTCGCTCGAACCTAAGGGGGTTGGTGCACGCGATTTGCGTGAATGTTTGCTGCTGCAACTGCAGCCTCGCATGGCAATGTACGACGAAGTCAAAACCCTGATATCAGGCCATCTAGAAGATCTGCGGGATAACCGCTTGCCGGCGATCCAACGAAAGACAGGATATTCCATCCAACGGATTCAAGATGCTTGGGATGAGCTGAAAAAACTGAATCCGAAACCGGGAGCGGACTTTACTTCCACGATCGCTCCCACCGTGACCCCTGACGTGTTTCTCGAACGCCAAGACGATGGCAGCTATAAGGTTTATCTCGAAGAAGGACACACACCCAGTCTGCGTATCAGCAACTATTACCGTCAGCGACTGATGAACGGAGAAGCGACTCCGGAAGAACGTGAGTTCATTAAGCGAAAAATCAACGCAGCTCAGTGGCTGATCGAATCGATCGAGCAACGTCGAAACACGCTGACGCGTGTTTCGCAGGCGATCGTCGATCATCAGACGCGTTTTATCCAAGATGGGACGGATGCGCTTGAACCGTTGAAAATGCAGCAAATCGCCGATAAGGTCGGGGTGCATGTGACGACGGTAAGCCGAGCTGTAGACGACAAATGGATACAGACTTCACGCGGGATTTTCCCATTGAAGCGATTCTTTGTCGGGGGAACGAAGAGTGACGATGGCGAAGATGTAGCTTGGGATGCGATTCGTATCAAGTTACAGGAGGTCATCGACCAAGAGGACAAAACCAAACCCTACAGCGACGACGAATTAGTGCGGCAACTGAAAAAACATGGGCTCAACGTTGCCCGTCGCACAATCACCAAGTATCGCCGGAAAATGTCGATCCCCAGCTCCCGACAACGTCGCGACTGGACAAAGATCGAAGACGCTAAGGCTTCTGCCGGCGATGCGATTATTCGAAAATCCTAG
- the glgB gene encoding 1,4-alpha-glucan branching protein GlgB, translated as MRTSVKLDSVGALIEGRHEDPFELLGPHEVEHDGGRALAVRAYLPQSKQVWIDHGADAARLPMRRIHPSGLYEAICPWPGHEGMNRYQLHIEDSAGRKTTMHDPYAFSPLLSEFDLHLLGEGQHWQSYDKLGAHPRTIEGVSGINFAVWAPNATGISVVGDFNEWDGRRHAMRKRVPSGVWELFVPGLTHGTKYKYQVNQHGHNVDKCDPYGFAAEVPPRTASIVTDLTRYQWTDQEWLDRRKATNALEQPMSVYEVHLGSWRRNGTDPTDWIGYRELAHELVKYCQEIGYTHVQLLPISEHPFTGSWGYQTVGYYAATSRYGSPEDFMYFVDYLHKHDLGVLLDWVPAHFPRDDHGLRRFDGTALYEHADPRQGEHPDWGTLIFNYSRNEVRNFLLSNALFWLDKYHIDGLRVDAVASMLYLDYSRENGEWVPNQYGGRENLEAITLLKQFNEQTHEQFPGVVTVAEESTAWGGVSRPTSSGGLGFSLKWNMGWMNDTVRYMRNDPIHRRHHHDELTFSMIYAFTENFTLPLSHDEVVHGKGSLLDQMPGDIWQKFANLRLLYGYMWTHPGKKLLFMGNDIAQWNEWNCDESLQWHLLQWKSHQGMQNLIRDLNHTLRNEPALYQRDFTSDGFEWLDCQSADDSVLAFLRRGADPNDELLVCCNFTPVARPNHRVGVHRSGWYQEILNTDSEHYGGSNIGTYPGVNAEASEWHGRPWSIGINLPPLGIVILKPQG; from the coding sequence GTGCGAACAAGTGTTAAATTAGATAGTGTTGGTGCTTTAATCGAAGGGCGTCACGAAGACCCATTTGAACTGTTAGGGCCGCACGAAGTCGAACACGATGGTGGGCGCGCACTGGCGGTTCGTGCCTATCTACCTCAGTCGAAGCAAGTTTGGATCGATCATGGGGCTGATGCGGCACGGTTACCCATGAGACGGATTCATCCTTCAGGGTTGTATGAAGCGATCTGCCCGTGGCCGGGGCATGAAGGCATGAATCGTTATCAATTGCACATTGAAGACTCAGCTGGACGAAAAACAACGATGCATGATCCGTATGCCTTCTCTCCGCTATTGAGTGAGTTTGACTTGCATTTGTTGGGTGAAGGTCAGCATTGGCAGTCTTACGACAAGCTGGGGGCTCACCCTCGGACCATCGAGGGTGTCTCAGGAATCAACTTTGCTGTGTGGGCTCCCAACGCAACGGGAATCAGCGTTGTTGGTGACTTCAATGAATGGGACGGCCGCAGGCATGCGATGCGCAAGCGAGTCCCTAGTGGTGTCTGGGAGTTGTTCGTACCTGGCTTAACGCATGGCACGAAGTACAAGTACCAGGTCAATCAGCATGGACACAATGTGGATAAGTGTGATCCGTACGGCTTTGCGGCTGAGGTGCCACCTCGAACTGCCAGCATCGTAACTGACCTCACTCGCTATCAGTGGACGGATCAAGAATGGCTCGATCGGCGTAAAGCGACGAACGCGCTTGAACAACCGATGAGTGTGTACGAAGTTCATCTAGGTAGCTGGCGACGCAACGGGACAGATCCCACCGATTGGATTGGCTATCGTGAATTAGCCCATGAGCTAGTCAAATATTGTCAAGAAATCGGCTACACCCACGTGCAACTGCTTCCGATCAGTGAGCATCCTTTCACGGGGAGTTGGGGATATCAGACCGTCGGTTACTATGCAGCGACCAGTCGGTATGGTTCACCGGAAGACTTCATGTACTTTGTGGACTACCTCCACAAACACGACCTGGGTGTTCTCTTAGATTGGGTACCGGCTCACTTCCCGCGAGATGATCACGGTTTGCGACGATTCGACGGGACCGCTCTGTATGAACATGCCGACCCCCGACAAGGTGAACATCCGGATTGGGGAACACTCATTTTTAATTACAGTCGCAACGAAGTTCGTAACTTCTTGTTGTCGAATGCTTTGTTCTGGCTGGACAAATATCACATCGATGGTCTTCGCGTTGATGCGGTTGCATCGATGCTGTACCTCGATTACAGCCGGGAAAATGGTGAATGGGTTCCGAATCAATACGGGGGTCGAGAAAATCTGGAAGCGATTACCCTATTGAAGCAGTTTAACGAGCAAACCCACGAACAATTTCCCGGTGTTGTAACCGTGGCGGAAGAATCCACAGCTTGGGGCGGAGTTTCTCGCCCGACGTCGTCCGGTGGTTTGGGCTTCTCGTTGAAGTGGAATATGGGTTGGATGAATGATACCGTGCGTTACATGCGAAATGATCCAATTCATCGTCGACATCACCACGATGAGTTGACCTTCAGCATGATCTACGCCTTCACCGAGAATTTCACCTTGCCCCTGTCGCATGACGAAGTCGTGCACGGGAAGGGATCCTTACTGGATCAAATGCCGGGAGATATTTGGCAGAAATTTGCCAACCTTCGACTGCTGTACGGCTACATGTGGACGCATCCCGGAAAAAAACTGCTGTTCATGGGAAATGATATCGCCCAATGGAATGAATGGAACTGTGATGAGAGTTTGCAGTGGCATCTGCTCCAATGGAAATCTCACCAAGGTATGCAGAATCTCATTCGTGATTTGAATCACACACTACGTAACGAACCGGCCCTCTACCAGCGAGACTTTACATCCGACGGATTCGAGTGGCTTGACTGTCAAAGTGCCGATGACAGTGTACTGGCGTTCCTACGGCGTGGTGCTGATCCAAACGATGAACTGCTCGTTTGCTGTAACTTCACACCCGTGGCGCGGCCCAATCATCGAGTGGGAGTGCATCGCAGTGGATGGTATCAAGAGATCCTCAATACTGACTCCGAACATTACGGTGGCAGCAATATCGGGACCTATCCTGGCGTGAATGCTGAGGCCAGTGAGTGGCATGGACGGCCTTGGTCGATCGGCATCAACTTGCCCCCGCTCGGTATTGTGATTCTCAAACCCCAGGGTTAG
- a CDS encoding pitrilysin family protein: MTNSIHSHTYENGLVLLAETMDWVESAAFALLLPAGYVHDPAHQLGVANFTCEMVQRGCGDRDSHQFVEDLDRLGVDRSVSVAAAHTSFGGATLADNLFDSLSIYADLVRKPILPPDQLEEGRQVCFQELWSLEDDLARKTMMRLKERFYGAPWGRSSYGTRDHLEAISIEQIVEHTQQCYQPSGAILSVAGKVDWEHLRDQIEGLFGDWSSRTSHPIPESPATRGYEHVSFDSSQTQIGVAYESVPYAHPDYFQARAAVGILSDGMSSRLFTEIRENRGLCYSVYASCHSLRSRGSVLCYAATSTERSQETLDVMLSELKRMKDGVRKDELDRLKARLKSSLIMQQESSSARSSSMAADWFHLGRVMAMDEVGKIIDELSCDSINAFLEKNAPETFTVVTLGEKKLEVPIGIS; this comes from the coding sequence GTGACAAACTCGATTCATTCGCACACTTACGAAAACGGATTAGTGCTGTTGGCGGAGACCATGGATTGGGTCGAATCTGCAGCCTTTGCCTTGCTTTTACCCGCAGGCTACGTCCACGATCCAGCCCACCAATTAGGTGTGGCAAATTTCACTTGCGAGATGGTTCAGCGAGGCTGTGGTGACCGTGACAGTCACCAGTTTGTCGAAGATCTGGATCGTCTGGGAGTCGACCGGAGCGTCTCGGTTGCGGCTGCCCACACGAGTTTTGGTGGTGCAACACTCGCTGACAATTTATTTGATTCGTTGTCGATATACGCAGATCTGGTTCGAAAACCCATTCTCCCGCCCGATCAACTCGAGGAAGGCCGACAAGTCTGTTTTCAAGAGCTGTGGTCGCTGGAGGATGATCTCGCCAGAAAAACCATGATGCGTCTCAAAGAGCGTTTTTATGGCGCCCCATGGGGCCGATCATCATACGGTACACGTGATCATCTGGAAGCCATTTCCATCGAACAGATTGTCGAGCACACCCAACAATGCTACCAGCCTTCCGGCGCGATCCTCAGTGTTGCCGGCAAAGTGGACTGGGAACATTTGCGGGATCAAATCGAGGGATTATTTGGGGATTGGAGCAGCCGCACCAGTCATCCAATTCCTGAATCACCTGCGACTCGAGGCTACGAACACGTCTCGTTTGATTCAAGTCAAACTCAAATTGGCGTGGCTTACGAAAGTGTTCCCTATGCCCACCCAGACTACTTTCAAGCCCGAGCGGCCGTAGGCATTCTAAGCGACGGCATGAGCTCGAGGTTGTTCACGGAGATTCGTGAAAATCGAGGCCTTTGTTATTCGGTTTATGCTTCCTGTCATTCACTCCGAAGCCGCGGCAGTGTCTTGTGCTATGCGGCCACCAGTACAGAACGTTCGCAAGAGACCCTGGATGTGATGCTGTCAGAGTTAAAGCGGATGAAGGATGGTGTGCGAAAAGACGAACTCGACCGCCTTAAGGCTCGACTCAAAAGTTCCTTAATCATGCAACAGGAATCGAGTTCGGCTCGTAGTTCCTCCATGGCTGCCGATTGGTTCCACCTCGGACGCGTGATGGCCATGGATGAAGTGGGAAAGATCATCGATGAATTGAGCTGCGATTCGATCAACGCATTCTTGGAGAAAAATGCCCCCGAGACATTTACCGTCGTAACTCTTGGTGAGAAGAAGCTGGAGGTGCCGATTGGAATTTCGTGA
- a CDS encoding pitrilysin family protein — MEFREATLPNGLEIVAECNPRAYTTGLAFFVKTGSRDETAEIAGVSHFLEHMTFKGTPRRSAADVNRELDEIGSNSNAFTSEEQTVYYATVLPEYQGHALDLLADIMRPSLRLDDFETEKQVIIEEIHKYDDQPPFGAHEKCMAAFFQDHPLGNSILGTVESVDNLSAAAMKTYFQQRYSPGNMTLAAAGRVDFDALVEDAKKWCGDWPACETSRETAKVVGRKHFEALQKESATQEYVVQVACGPSADEMERYASRILCTILGDDTGSRFYWELIETGLAEYAGVGPYEFQGAGILMTYLCCDPANAEQNLERILQIQRQLETGGITDSELEIAKNKICSHVVRQSERPSNRLFGVGNGWIQRHSYQSVQERLAAYQKVNIADIERILQKYPMSTNTTVAVGPLNQFAAPS, encoded by the coding sequence TTGGAATTTCGTGAAGCGACGTTACCGAACGGCCTTGAGATCGTAGCCGAATGCAATCCGCGTGCGTACACGACAGGTCTGGCCTTTTTTGTCAAAACTGGCTCACGTGATGAAACAGCTGAGATCGCTGGAGTCAGCCACTTTCTTGAGCATATGACCTTCAAAGGTACACCCCGTCGCAGCGCCGCTGATGTAAATCGTGAGCTTGATGAGATTGGCTCAAATTCGAATGCATTCACAAGTGAAGAGCAAACGGTTTATTATGCAACGGTTCTACCGGAGTATCAGGGACATGCCTTGGATCTCCTCGCCGACATCATGCGTCCTTCATTACGATTGGACGACTTCGAAACCGAGAAGCAAGTAATCATCGAAGAGATTCACAAATACGATGATCAGCCACCGTTCGGCGCACATGAAAAATGCATGGCTGCATTTTTCCAGGATCATCCCTTGGGAAATAGTATTCTCGGAACGGTGGAAAGCGTCGACAATCTCAGTGCAGCAGCCATGAAAACCTACTTTCAACAACGCTACAGCCCTGGCAACATGACGCTGGCGGCAGCTGGGCGTGTTGACTTCGACGCACTGGTTGAGGACGCGAAAAAATGGTGCGGTGATTGGCCTGCCTGCGAAACGTCTCGCGAAACCGCCAAAGTGGTCGGTCGCAAGCATTTCGAAGCGCTGCAAAAAGAATCTGCGACTCAAGAATACGTCGTGCAGGTTGCCTGCGGCCCATCCGCTGATGAAATGGAACGATACGCCAGTCGTATTCTGTGCACCATTTTGGGCGATGACACAGGCAGCCGATTTTATTGGGAGTTGATTGAAACAGGACTGGCTGAATATGCGGGTGTCGGACCGTACGAATTCCAAGGAGCTGGAATTCTGATGACCTACCTCTGCTGCGACCCCGCAAACGCAGAACAGAACCTGGAACGAATTCTGCAAATTCAACGGCAGTTGGAAACGGGAGGAATCACGGATTCCGAGCTCGAAATCGCCAAAAACAAAATTTGCTCGCATGTCGTCCGACAAAGCGAACGTCCAAGTAATCGCCTTTTTGGCGTAGGGAATGGTTGGATTCAACGCCACAGCTACCAATCCGTCCAAGAAAGATTGGCGGCTTACCAAAAAGTGAACATCGCTGACATCGAACGAATTCTGCAAAAATATCCAATGTCTACCAATACAACGGTGGCCGTTGGACCCCTCAACCAGTTCGCAGCCCCCTCTTAA
- the recR gene encoding recombination mediator RecR: MAHLTESVTRMVDEFAKLPGIGRKSAERLAYHILRINKPDALALADAIRNVKENVRYCETCYHLAEQQHCEICLDPARDQTKICVVEQPRDLIQLEAAGVYRGLYHVLLGRIAPLEGVGPDQLTIDALVQRVRSGVFREVIMATNPTVEGDGTALHISNLLEELPVEVTQLARGITSGSVLEFTNKEILADAMSGRQKL; the protein is encoded by the coding sequence ATGGCGCACCTCACCGAATCCGTCACTCGGATGGTCGACGAATTCGCCAAGTTGCCCGGCATTGGTCGTAAGTCGGCGGAACGCTTGGCCTATCACATCTTGCGGATTAACAAGCCGGATGCCTTAGCACTCGCCGACGCGATTCGCAACGTGAAGGAAAACGTCCGTTACTGTGAGACCTGCTATCACTTAGCGGAGCAGCAGCATTGTGAGATTTGTCTCGATCCGGCTCGGGATCAAACGAAGATTTGCGTGGTGGAGCAGCCTCGTGATCTGATCCAGTTGGAAGCGGCTGGTGTCTATCGGGGGTTGTACCATGTACTGCTTGGACGGATTGCGCCGCTCGAGGGGGTAGGGCCGGATCAGCTCACGATTGATGCACTTGTGCAGCGTGTGCGAAGCGGCGTGTTTCGAGAAGTCATCATGGCGACAAATCCCACAGTGGAAGGGGATGGGACGGCGCTGCATATTTCAAATTTATTGGAAGAGTTGCCGGTTGAGGTTACGCAACTCGCACGTGGAATTACCTCTGGCAGTGTGTTGGAGTTCACGAACAAAGAGATTTTGGCGGATGCGATGAGTGGACGACAAAAACTCTAG
- a CDS encoding YbaB/EbfC family nucleoid-associated protein translates to MLKGLANIGNLMRQAQEMGGRMQDINEQLKLKRVEGSAGGGMVQVEANGLGEITKVKIEASLVASGETEMIEDLVPAAVNQALRNAKELHAEAVKSLTDGMELPGLDEALGKFTG, encoded by the coding sequence GTGTTAAAAGGACTCGCGAACATTGGTAATCTGATGCGCCAAGCTCAAGAAATGGGTGGACGCATGCAAGACATCAATGAACAACTCAAGCTGAAGCGCGTTGAAGGTTCGGCCGGGGGGGGAATGGTCCAGGTCGAGGCCAATGGTTTGGGGGAGATCACTAAGGTGAAGATTGAGGCCTCGCTGGTCGCAAGCGGTGAAACCGAAATGATCGAAGATCTGGTTCCGGCCGCAGTCAATCAAGCCCTGCGGAATGCGAAGGAATTGCATGCTGAGGCTGTCAAGTCGCTCACGGACGGTATGGAGCTGCCCGGATTGGATGAAGCATTGGGGAAGTTCACGGGTTAA
- a CDS encoding transporter, whose translation MIDRIVFLSFYAKSLVFLLLALCLSPRFVNADCNSCDLPTLFAWAGTQVQPRGNVFAEPLQTDRPDFTEASSTVGRGVLQLEMGYLYVEDENFGGERLSGHAYPNSLLRVGLFRDWFELRVGWTVLDESLRGQGIRESAVGSDDLQLGTKLALTQQCGLRPEMALILQMTLPTGSPEFTADKVLAGGILIYKLDLNDWCSVAGQTQLLGEVDDLGHDFNEFGQSAVVNLSLTEQWGTYVEWFGLMPDSAISPTAKPTYYMDGGFTYLVNDNLQLDILAILGLNEAAVDYGLGAGIAARF comes from the coding sequence ATGATCGATCGGATTGTATTTCTGAGCTTTTATGCGAAATCACTCGTTTTTTTACTTCTGGCGCTCTGCCTCTCGCCAAGGTTTGTTAACGCGGACTGTAATTCGTGTGATTTGCCGACCTTATTTGCTTGGGCCGGAACTCAGGTCCAACCGAGAGGCAACGTCTTTGCGGAGCCACTGCAGACGGACCGACCCGATTTCACGGAAGCGTCAAGTACCGTAGGGCGGGGCGTTTTGCAGCTGGAGATGGGATATCTCTATGTCGAAGACGAAAATTTTGGTGGTGAACGTCTGTCGGGGCATGCCTACCCGAATAGTTTGCTGCGAGTCGGATTGTTCCGTGACTGGTTCGAGTTGCGAGTCGGTTGGACTGTGTTGGATGAGAGTTTGAGGGGGCAAGGGATACGGGAAAGTGCTGTCGGCTCTGATGATTTACAGCTTGGCACTAAGTTAGCCCTTACCCAACAGTGTGGACTTCGCCCGGAAATGGCATTGATTCTTCAGATGACTTTGCCGACCGGCAGTCCTGAATTTACCGCCGACAAAGTGTTAGCGGGTGGAATTCTGATTTACAAGCTGGATCTTAACGACTGGTGTTCGGTTGCTGGCCAAACGCAGTTGTTGGGTGAAGTCGATGATTTAGGGCACGATTTCAACGAGTTCGGACAGAGCGCTGTTGTCAATTTGAGCCTGACCGAACAGTGGGGCACCTATGTCGAGTGGTTTGGGTTGATGCCTGACAGTGCCATTTCGCCGACCGCCAAGCCGACTTATTACATGGATGGTGGTTTTACCTACTTGGTCAACGACAACTTGCAACTCGACATTTTAGCTATCCTTGGCTTGAATGAGGCAGCAGTTGATTACGGGCTTGGCGCGGGTATTGCCGCACGCTTCTAG